The proteins below come from a single Actinomycetota bacterium genomic window:
- a CDS encoding IS630 family transposase, with protein SWLNMVERFFRDLSENRLKRDSFTSVADLEQAIAQYIEHHNKDPKPLIWTASAADILAKVTRAKAALARVAR; from the coding sequence CTCGTGGCTGAACATGGTCGAGCGATTCTTCCGCGACCTCTCCGAAAACCGCCTCAAGCGCGACAGCTTCACCAGCGTGGCCGATCTCGAGCAGGCGATTGCGCAGTACATCGAGCATCACAACAAGGATCCCAAGCCGTTGATCTGGACTGCCAGCGCCGCCGACATCCTCGCCAAAGTCACCCGCGCGAAGGCCGCCCTGGCGCGAGTGGCCAGATAA